From a region of the Flavobacterium sediminilitoris genome:
- a CDS encoding S8 family serine peptidase: protein MSNSFGQTEMERKQITNEYNVQQITKMSNSFLEKEKANKKAAIEFAKSNNIPIYVNLKDGGYAELQRVDADGSLIYYSTFNVAAAKSTRANHLHSGGSLGLNLNGQNMIAYVWDGGHARVTHQEYDGAGGSNRVSVEDAASEGGTQLNFHAAHVTGTIAASGVVANAKGMAPQSRVRGYMWNNDLSEATSAAANGMLISNHSYGFRSDLVPDYYFGAYINDSRDWDNLMYNAPNYLMVVAAGNDGGTNYNSQPLNSSFPQYDKLTGHSTSKNNLVVANAQDANIDSSGNLISVSINGGSSQGPTDDLRIKPDITGNGTSVYSTYQNSDTAYQSISGTSMASPNVAGTLLLLQQHYNNINGSFMRSATLKGVAMHTADDAGSNGPDAIYGWGLLNAKRAAQAISQNGNQSIVSQRTLQPGQSYSVTVNSDGINDLLASISWTDPAGTATTATNSSTAKLVNDLDIRITKSGTTYFPWRLTGVNTNGLGDNVKDNFERIDVSNASGQYTITVTHKGSSLSGGSQNYTLIVTGITNTSTVCNATTPLNLNNSNTTSSSTSLSWSSVVGATYEVRYKTTTSSTWTTVASASNGLVLTGLSSSTDYEAQVRSICPDSGTSAYSASKLFSTLGGSTVTYCTSKGNSVADEFIDFVGLNNVSNSTGANGGYGDFTSLVANLPYGSNTINFSAGFTGSSYNEYWSVWIDYNKNGTFESSERVVNGSSTSSGTLYSTFTVPSTALSGNTRMRIQMKYNSNSTACETFSYGEVEDYTVNIGGSAALNFVNTNEELGNNSGNYDFNLFPNPVQNMLNINVYDNRAVTFSIYNLVGQKVKSGNNIESGIDVSKLSSGMYIVEVNDGQKTISKKFVKE, encoded by the coding sequence ATGTCAAATTCTTTTGGACAAACAGAAATGGAGAGAAAACAAATTACAAATGAATATAATGTTCAGCAAATCACAAAAATGTCAAATTCATTTCTTGAAAAAGAAAAAGCTAATAAAAAGGCTGCAATTGAATTTGCAAAAAGTAACAATATACCAATATATGTTAATTTAAAAGATGGAGGCTATGCAGAGCTACAAAGAGTAGATGCAGACGGAAGTTTAATTTATTATAGCACTTTTAATGTTGCAGCAGCAAAATCTACAAGAGCCAATCACCTTCATTCAGGTGGAAGTTTAGGATTAAATTTAAATGGACAAAACATGATTGCTTATGTTTGGGACGGTGGTCATGCTAGAGTAACACACCAAGAATATGATGGTGCTGGCGGATCAAATCGTGTAAGTGTTGAAGATGCAGCATCTGAAGGAGGAACTCAGTTAAATTTTCATGCAGCGCATGTTACAGGGACTATCGCAGCTTCTGGTGTAGTAGCAAATGCAAAAGGAATGGCTCCGCAATCTAGAGTAAGAGGGTATATGTGGAATAATGATTTGTCTGAAGCGACTAGTGCTGCGGCAAATGGGATGCTTATTTCTAACCATTCATACGGATTCCGTTCAGATCTTGTTCCGGATTATTATTTTGGAGCATATATTAATGATTCTAGAGATTGGGATAATTTAATGTATAACGCACCTAATTATTTAATGGTTGTAGCTGCAGGAAATGATGGAGGGACTAATTATAACTCACAGCCATTAAATAGCAGTTTTCCTCAATATGATAAATTAACAGGTCATTCAACTTCAAAAAATAACTTGGTTGTTGCGAACGCACAAGATGCAAATATTGATTCTAGTGGAAATCTTATTTCAGTTTCAATAAACGGTGGTAGTAGTCAAGGTCCAACAGATGATTTAAGAATTAAGCCAGATATTACAGGTAATGGTACAAGTGTTTATTCAACATATCAAAATAGTGATACAGCGTATCAATCAATATCAGGAACGTCAATGGCTTCTCCTAATGTTGCAGGTACCTTATTGTTGTTACAACAGCATTATAATAATATAAATGGAAGTTTTATGCGTTCGGCAACATTAAAAGGAGTGGCGATGCATACTGCTGATGATGCGGGTTCTAATGGTCCTGATGCAATCTATGGATGGGGACTTTTAAATGCAAAAAGAGCAGCACAAGCAATATCTCAAAATGGAAATCAATCAATAGTGAGCCAAAGAACATTACAACCTGGTCAGTCTTATTCAGTAACAGTTAATAGTGATGGAATTAATGATTTATTAGCGTCTATTAGTTGGACAGATCCTGCGGGAACAGCTACTACAGCTACTAACTCATCAACTGCAAAATTGGTTAATGATTTAGATATTAGAATTACGAAATCTGGTACAACGTATTTTCCATGGAGATTAACAGGAGTAAATACTAACGGATTAGGAGATAATGTTAAAGATAATTTTGAAAGAATAGATGTGTCTAATGCTTCAGGTCAATATACAATAACGGTTACACATAAAGGTTCTTCATTATCAGGAGGTAGTCAAAATTATACTTTAATTGTTACGGGAATTACAAATACATCTACAGTTTGTAATGCTACTACTCCTTTAAATTTAAATAATTCAAATACAACATCATCTAGTACTTCATTAAGCTGGTCTTCAGTAGTAGGGGCAACGTATGAAGTTAGATATAAAACTACAACATCGTCAACTTGGACAACGGTTGCTTCGGCTTCTAATGGATTAGTTCTTACAGGACTTTCTTCAAGTACAGATTATGAAGCGCAAGTAAGAAGTATATGTCCAGATTCAGGAACTTCAGCATATTCGGCTTCTAAGCTTTTTTCTACTTTAGGAGGTTCTACAGTGACATATTGTACATCTAAAGGGAATAGTGTTGCAGATGAATTTATTGATTTTGTAGGGTTAAATAATGTGTCAAATTCTACAGGGGCTAATGGAGGATATGGAGATTTTACTAGTTTAGTGGCAAACTTGCCTTATGGATCAAATACTATAAACTTTAGTGCTGGCTTCACAGGATCATCGTATAATGAATATTGGTCTGTTTGGATTGATTATAATAAAAATGGAACTTTTGAAAGTTCAGAGAGAGTTGTAAATGGATCATCTACAAGTAGTGGAACGCTATATTCAACTTTTACAGTTCCTTCAACGGCCTTGTCAGGAAATACAAGAATGAGAATTCAAATGAAATATAATTCGAACTCAACAGCTTGTGAAACTTTTTCTTATGGTGAAGTAGAAGATTATACAGTAAATATCGGAGGTTCTGCGGCTCTTAATTTTGTAAACACAAATGAAGAATTAGGAAATAATAGTGGAAATTATGATTTTAATTTGTTCCCAAATCCTGTTCAAAATATGTTAAATATAAATGTATATGATAATAGAGCAGTTACTTTTTCAATATATAATTTAGTAGGTCAAAAAGTAAAATCTGGAAACAATATTGAGTCAGGAATAGATGTTTCTAAGTTGTCTTCTGGAATGTATATAGTAGAAGTAAATGATGGACAGAAAACGATTTCTAAAAAATTCGTAAAAGAATAA
- a CDS encoding class I SAM-dependent rRNA methyltransferase: protein MSFSKVILKQGKEKSILRRHPWIFSGAVYGVSKELYDGEMVDVVDNNEKHLGTGFFSDRGSIVVRLLTFKDEVFDTDFWKVKLESAWSLRTKLLDFNETNAFRLIHGEGDGIPGLIVDYYNKNWVIQAHSSGIYLQIEEIAKIIKVNFPEYCETIYCKSSGTLPQTGNDFFLYGDTSETIAKENNIKFAVNWVEGQKTGFFLDQRDNRKLLSEYAKGKKVLNTFCYTGGFSIYAMSAGAELVTSVDISQKAVDLADKNMELNFPNANHKPVASDVFEYMKENHKEYDVIILDPPAFAKSIKSKHTATQAYKRLNIAGLRALAPKGILFTFSCSQVIDDVLFYNTIAAAAIETGRNIRVLHKLSQGPDHPINIYHPEGHYLKGLVLFVE from the coding sequence ATGAGTTTTTCAAAAGTGATATTAAAGCAAGGAAAAGAAAAGTCAATACTTAGACGTCATCCTTGGATTTTTAGCGGAGCAGTTTATGGAGTAAGTAAAGAGTTGTATGATGGAGAAATGGTGGATGTTGTAGATAATAATGAGAAGCATCTTGGAACAGGTTTTTTTAGTGATAGAGGAAGTATTGTTGTTCGATTATTAACTTTTAAAGATGAAGTATTTGATACTGATTTTTGGAAAGTTAAGTTAGAATCAGCATGGAGCCTTAGAACAAAACTACTTGATTTTAATGAAACAAATGCTTTTCGATTAATACATGGAGAAGGAGATGGAATTCCAGGGCTAATAGTAGACTATTATAATAAAAACTGGGTTATTCAAGCGCATTCTTCGGGGATTTATTTACAAATCGAAGAAATTGCAAAAATTATCAAGGTTAATTTTCCTGAATATTGTGAAACAATCTATTGTAAAAGTAGTGGAACATTGCCACAGACAGGAAATGATTTCTTTTTATATGGTGATACATCAGAAACTATTGCAAAAGAGAATAATATAAAATTTGCTGTCAATTGGGTAGAAGGTCAAAAAACTGGTTTTTTTCTTGATCAGAGAGATAATAGAAAATTATTGAGTGAATATGCTAAAGGAAAAAAAGTGTTGAATACGTTTTGTTATACAGGTGGTTTTTCAATATATGCTATGAGTGCAGGTGCAGAGTTAGTAACATCTGTTGATATTTCTCAAAAAGCAGTTGATTTGGCAGATAAAAATATGGAATTAAATTTTCCAAATGCAAACCATAAACCAGTTGCTTCTGATGTTTTTGAGTATATGAAAGAGAATCATAAAGAATATGATGTAATAATATTGGATCCTCCAGCATTTGCAAAAAGCATAAAAAGCAAACATACAGCAACTCAAGCATATAAAAGACTTAATATAGCGGGATTAAGAGCATTAGCGCCAAAAGGAATTTTATTTACTTTTTCTTGCTCGCAAGTAATTGATGATGTTTTGTTTTATAATACCATAGCAGCAGCAGCAATTGAAACAGGAAGAAATATTAGAGTACTTCATAAATTATCTCAAGGACCAGATCATCCTATAAATATATATCATCCTGAAGGTCATTATTTAAAAGGATTGGTTCTTTTTGTTGAATAA